Genomic segment of Anaerobacillus alkaliphilus:
AAAAGAGCCTTAAAAAAAGTTGAAATAGTTAGCAAGAATATATGGTAAAATGACACTATAAGAAATAATTACATAACAAACGAATGAAGTGTGGTAAGAAACATGCACAACGTTAACAAAACCAAAATTAATACAGATGTTATTTACTGGTTAAATCAGAAAACGAAAACATCAAATCATAGTGTTGTTCTAGTAGATGGCTTTTGTTTTATGTTACGAAAGCTAAAATTACAGGGGGCAGTTCGACTTGTCCCAGGTAATTTCTTTCATCAGCGCTTTTGGAAAAGTTTAGATCGAACATTAAACTATAATCTAACTGGAAACAAAAAAAGGATAAACGTTTCATTATATCGATTTTATTATGATGTATCAGTTTCAGAGGGCCTCATTAAATTGGTAGATGGACGAGCAAGTCTGACAAATGAAGGAAAGTTGTTTTTAACTATTTCTTCTGAAGAGCAGTTAAATTTTCTCTTAAGTAAAATATGGTAATGTTTCTATCTTCACTATATGAAATTGAAGAGTTATAATAGTAGAAATAGTTTGTGACTTTCGAAATTATCTATCTGTTTTTTATACGAGGGGAGAAATTTATGTTAACAGATTATCATAACCACCTTGAAAGAGGTACGTTAACGTTAGATTATTTAAAGCAGTTTACTGACAATGCAAAATCAAAAACGATCGAACATTTTGGAATTTCTGAACACGCCTATCATTTCTATCAAACAAAAAATATTCTCAGTAATCCATGGGTGAATGAAAGACGATATTACGATATGGAAGATTACGTGAAGTTGTTTCAACAGGCCTGGGATGCTCAAATTGATGTGAAAATGTCAATAGAGATGGATTATACTCCAGGAAAACATCAAGAGATGGCTGAATTTATTAAGAATTATGACTTCGACTATGTGATTGGTTCTATTCACTGGATTGATGATTTTGGAATTGACTTAGGGGAATATAAGCATGAGTGGGAGACGCGTAATTTAAAGGAGACATATACAAGTTATTTTGACCAAGTGGTAACATTAGCCCAATCAAATTTATTTGATATCATTGGGCATATAGATTTAGTCAAAATCTTTAATTACATCCCAACAGATGAAGAGTTTCTTTTCGAACAATACGAGCGAGCAACAACAGCACTAGCTAATTCTAAGACATGTGTTGAAATAAGTACAGCTGGGTTACGGAAGCAAGTAGGACAACTTTACCCAGACCCAAGGCTTTTACAACTTTGTTATAATAAAGGTATACCTATTGTATTGTCATCAGATGCACATGTACCAGAAGATGTGGGCAGAGACTTTGATAAAGCCGTAGACTTAGCCCGTAGTGTAGGATATACGTCTATTATGACGTTCCAAAAAGGAGAACGTAAAGAAGTGCCTTTAGGATAAAATAAGAGAGGCCATTTTAATATGGCCTCTTTGTTTTGACTTTTTAAATAGGTTGTTATGTTAAATCAATTTTATTAACGTATAGGATATGCTCACTAGAAACCAGTTCTCTTAATACGGACTCGGTGAGTGGTTTGTCAATCGAGAGCATCATTAGCGCTTTTCCGCCTTCTTCTTTACGTCCAACCTGCATTGATCCAATATTGATCTCATGTTTTCCAAGTAGCTGCCCAACTAAACCAATCATCCCCGGTTTATCAATATGTTCAATATAAATTAAATGCCCAGATGGAGTGAAATCGACTTTGAATTCATTGATCCTAATAATTCGAGGGCCATACTCTTTAACGTACGTTCCTTTTAAATTAAACGTCCGATCCTCACCGATCACTGATGCAGAGATTACATTTGAGTAGCCTGAGGAACTATTGATATGCTTCTCACCAAATGTAATTCCACGTTCTTTAGCAATAATTGAAGCATTAACATCGTTGACTGGTGCATCCACACGAGGCTGGAGGAAACCTGCGAGTAAACTTCTTGTAGTAATAGATGTTTCTAGTGTTGTAACCTCACCACCATAGTTAACCTCTATTTCGTTTACTGGTGTTCTCATACATTGGGATAGAATAGATCCCATTGACTTAGCTAACTCATAGTAAGGTTGTATTTTTTTGTATACTTCTTTTGAAATGGTTGGCAGGTTTATTGAATTGAGAACAGGTTTCCCTTCAAAGTAGTTCAAAACCTCTTCAGATACTTGAGAGGCTACATTTAATTGAGCTTCAATAGTTGAAGCTGCAATATGTGGTGTAGCAATTACTTGCTCAAAATCTAACAAACGTGTATTTGTAGCTGGTTCTTCTTCAAATACGTCAAGTGCTGCCCCTGCTACATGACCATTTTGTAAGTAATAAATGAGAGCTTCCTCGTCAATAATTCCCCCACGTGCGCAATTAATTAAAAAGACTCCCTTTTTCGTTTTCGCAATCGTATCGAAATTTAAGAGACCTTTTGTTTCGTTTGTTAATGGTGTATGCACAGTAATAATGTCAGCCTGAGCTAGAACATCGTCTAGTGAAGAAACGGTCACTCCAAATTTTTCTGCCCTCTCTTTTGTTAAAAATGGATCAAAAACATAAATTGACATTTGAAATGCTTTTGCTCGTTTGGCAATTTCTGATCCAATTCTCCCAAAACCAACAATCCCTAAGCTTTTACCAAATAATTCAGTTCCTTGGAATTTCTTTCGGGTCCACTCACCATTTTTCGTAGACGTATTTGCTTGTGGGATTTTTCTTAATAATGCGGCGATCATTGCAAATGAGTGTTCTGCTGTTGAGATGGTATTTCCGTCAGGTGCGTTAACTACAATTATTCCTTTTTTTGTAGCTGCTTGAATGTCTACATTGTCTACACCGACACCTGCGCGAGCAATAATTTTAACATTGGGCATTTTGTCTAATAGCTCTGTAGTCACCTTTGTAGCACTTCGGATTAATAGTGCATCAACTTGATCTAACTGGTTTTGAGCTTCCTCTATTGTCTTTTGTAGACAAATAATTTTGTCGCTTTCTAGTAGCGGAAGTAGCCCTTCTTTACTCATTGAGTCAGAAACCAAAACCGTAAAAACTTTTTCTGTTTGACTTAGTGCTTGAACCACAAACTCCACTCTCCTTATCATTTTTTATTTTTCAATTTAAAGTATTAAAGTGATTAAGTAAAAAAAATCATGTCATGTGAGTTAAATAAAGCTCTAAATCTCTCATAAAAGCAGGGCAATTTGCATAAGGATTTTTAAGGTGAAACTAAACGATCTTAGGAACTACATCTATGAGCTCTTCTTTATATTGGAATTTCTTAAAAAGATTTAATTGTTTGATAATTTACCATACTAATGGAACCGTGTCAATTAGCCAGGTGGAATAATGGCTTTTAACTAGGATAGGAGGGATGTTGTTGCGTAAATACGTTGTAAAAGAGGGTGACACAATTCACAAGGTTGCCCATCAATTCCAAGTAAGAGTCATTGACTTATTACTAAGTAATCACCAGTTAGAGAACGCTAGTCAGTACATTTACCCAAACGAACAGATGATCATTCCAGAAACTAAAAATGCCGTTAATAAAAAAGTGTCTCCTTACGAATGTAAAATGGAATATGGACCAAGCGATCTTGAAGAGGATGTGAAATTTTTACGAAAGTATTATCCTTCCCTAGTTTCAATCCAAAAAATTGGTAATTCAGTAATGGGAAAGCCGATCTATGCATTTGTAGTAGGTAGCGGAAAAAAAGAAGTATTCTACTCTGGTGGTTGGCATGCTAACGAATGGCTAACTTCAAAATTTTTAATGACGTTTTTAAAAGAGTTATTGCAGTACTCTCAAGCTGGCCTGCCGTTTTTTCAGTATCAGGTGAGCAAAATTTTAGAACAAGTAAAACTTTTTATCGTACCAATGGTTAATCCAGATGGAATTGAACTTGTCCAACAGGGAATATACGAAGAACACCCACATTTTTACTCAGTCTTAAATATCAATAAGTACTCAAGGAGATTTGAGCACTGGTCTAGCAATATTAGAGGTGTTGATTTAAATCATCAGTGGCCTGCAGGCTGGGATGTGGAGGCCAAGGAGAGCCCACAAGTGCCTTGGCCAAGACATTACAGTGGTCGAGCACCCTTGACAGAGCCAGAGGTCAAAGCAGTATATCATCTAACTAAGAAAAATAACTTTTCCTATGTATTAGCATTTCATTCCCAGGGGCAAGTTATTTATTGGGGATATAAAAGCTTAGAGCCCGTGGAAAGTAAAGCAATGGTAGAACGCCTTTCTCTAGTCAGCTCTTATGAACCTATCCAAACTGCAGATAGTGATGGTGGGTATAAAGATTGGTTTATACAAGAGACAGGTAGACCAGGGTTTACGATTGAAGTGGGAGTTGGAACAAATCCATTACCTTTTTCTGCTTATCCTGAAATATGGGCAAACAATAGCTTACTTGCACTAGAGGGGTTACTATTATAATTTCTTAAAAGACTGGCCTATAAAGATAATTTTACCAGTAACCTCTTCTTCTAGAAGAGGTTACTGGTTGGAATTATTTATGGGTCAGCTTTTTTTGCGTAACAAATCTTTTGAAATGTTAATTATATTTGAAACTTCGTAAGATTATCGGTACAATTCAAGTTAGTGATATGGTCGTCAGAGGACCATGAATTCAGATGAGTGTTTATTTGTAAGCGTTTTAGTAGTTTAAATGTGTAGGAGGAAATGGGAATTGATAAAACAAATTAAGCCCAAGAAGATATATGAGATTGTCGCTGAACAATTACAGGATTTAATTGTGAGTGGAAAGGTTAAACCAGGTGATCGTCTTTCTTCTGTTCAACAGTTAGCTGAGGATTTCAATGTCGGTCGATCAGCGATTAGAGAGGCGCTGAGTGCTTTAAAAGCAATGGGCTACATTGAAATTCGCCAAGGCGAAGGAACTTTTGTAAAAAAAGTGGATTTTGATGTTGCTAATCAGATGATTCCACCAGTACTAGAAAAAGAAGATTTACGCCAATTGTTTGAAATACGAAGGTTTAACGAAACAGGTGCAGCATCATTAGCTGCGGAAAATCGTACATCTGAAGATTTACATGAAATGGAGCATTGGTTAAGTGAGATGGAAAAAGCGGAAGGCGATGGAGATTTGGGAGAAAAAGCTGATATGAATTTTCACATGGCTATCGTCAAAGCCTCCAAAAATGAAATGTTATATCGTCTCATGATTACAATCTCAGAAACGATGCAAGAATCAATGAAAGAAGCTAGGCAGTTGTTTCTGTTTTCAAACGAAAAGAAAATGAGGCAACTATATACTGAGCATTATGAAATATTTTTAGCTATAAAACAAAAAGACTCAAGACTCGCTTACAATAAAATGTTAGAGCATATTGTTGGTGTCGAAGTAGAACTTTTTAGGTGAAATCCACACCGATAAGAAAAAGACGAGGTGAACCATGAAAAATTGGGAAGCGTTACTAAAAAAAAATGAATTTTTTATTGGTCTAACATCGGAAGAAATTAGACCATTACTCGATCAAGCCGTTGAAAAGAACTTTGACGATAAAGATGTGTTATTTTCAGAAGGTGATGACCGTAATTTTTTGTTTGTTCTAGGCAAAGGAACCGTACTTATAAGTAAATTAAGCGAAGATGGTGAAGAGTCGCTTATAAATATCTTAACAAGCGGTGAGATTTTCCCTCACACAGGATTTTTTGACGATCGACCTTATCCAGGAACTGCGACAGCTAAAAAGCAAGCTGAGGTATTACTTATTCCGATAGCTTCATTTGAGCGATTTGTAGAGACTCATCCACACTTATCGTTTAGGATAATTAAAGAAATGAGTAAAAAAATCTACACTCTACAAAAGAAGTTAAACGAAATGCTATCAATGAATGTTGAAGAACGCTTACTTTCGACGTTAAGACAAATGAATGATTTGTCTGAAACGGAGTTAATTCATTTAACTCACCAAGAATTAGGAAATATTGTCGGTGCATCAAGGGAGACAGTTACCCGTCAATTA
This window contains:
- a CDS encoding FadR/GntR family transcriptional regulator, producing the protein MIKQIKPKKIYEIVAEQLQDLIVSGKVKPGDRLSSVQQLAEDFNVGRSAIREALSALKAMGYIEIRQGEGTFVKKVDFDVANQMIPPVLEKEDLRQLFEIRRFNETGAASLAAENRTSEDLHEMEHWLSEMEKAEGDGDLGEKADMNFHMAIVKASKNEMLYRLMITISETMQESMKEARQLFLFSNEKKMRQLYTEHYEIFLAIKQKDSRLAYNKMLEHIVGVEVELFR
- a CDS encoding M14 family metallopeptidase — encoded protein: MLLRKYVVKEGDTIHKVAHQFQVRVIDLLLSNHQLENASQYIYPNEQMIIPETKNAVNKKVSPYECKMEYGPSDLEEDVKFLRKYYPSLVSIQKIGNSVMGKPIYAFVVGSGKKEVFYSGGWHANEWLTSKFLMTFLKELLQYSQAGLPFFQYQVSKILEQVKLFIVPMVNPDGIELVQQGIYEEHPHFYSVLNINKYSRRFEHWSSNIRGVDLNHQWPAGWDVEAKESPQVPWPRHYSGRAPLTEPEVKAVYHLTKKNNFSYVLAFHSQGQVIYWGYKSLEPVESKAMVERLSLVSSYEPIQTADSDGGYKDWFIQETGRPGFTIEVGVGTNPLPFSAYPEIWANNSLLALEGLLL
- a CDS encoding histidinol-phosphatase, coding for MLTDYHNHLERGTLTLDYLKQFTDNAKSKTIEHFGISEHAYHFYQTKNILSNPWVNERRYYDMEDYVKLFQQAWDAQIDVKMSIEMDYTPGKHQEMAEFIKNYDFDYVIGSIHWIDDFGIDLGEYKHEWETRNLKETYTSYFDQVVTLAQSNLFDIIGHIDLVKIFNYIPTDEEFLFEQYERATTALANSKTCVEISTAGLRKQVGQLYPDPRLLQLCYNKGIPIVLSSDAHVPEDVGRDFDKAVDLARSVGYTSIMTFQKGERKEVPLG
- a CDS encoding Crp/Fnr family transcriptional regulator; this translates as MKNWEALLKKNEFFIGLTSEEIRPLLDQAVEKNFDDKDVLFSEGDDRNFLFVLGKGTVLISKLSEDGEESLINILTSGEIFPHTGFFDDRPYPGTATAKKQAEVLLIPIASFERFVETHPHLSFRIIKEMSKKIYTLQKKLNEMLSMNVEERLLSTLRQMNDLSETELIHLTHQELGNIVGASRETVTRQLKKLEQQGRVKIRKDRILLVDDL
- the serA gene encoding phosphoglycerate dehydrogenase, with the translated sequence MIRRVEFVVQALSQTEKVFTVLVSDSMSKEGLLPLLESDKIICLQKTIEEAQNQLDQVDALLIRSATKVTTELLDKMPNVKIIARAGVGVDNVDIQAATKKGIIVVNAPDGNTISTAEHSFAMIAALLRKIPQANTSTKNGEWTRKKFQGTELFGKSLGIVGFGRIGSEIAKRAKAFQMSIYVFDPFLTKERAEKFGVTVSSLDDVLAQADIITVHTPLTNETKGLLNFDTIAKTKKGVFLINCARGGIIDEEALIYYLQNGHVAGAALDVFEEEPATNTRLLDFEQVIATPHIAASTIEAQLNVASQVSEEVLNYFEGKPVLNSINLPTISKEVYKKIQPYYELAKSMGSILSQCMRTPVNEIEVNYGGEVTTLETSITTRSLLAGFLQPRVDAPVNDVNASIIAKERGITFGEKHINSSSGYSNVISASVIGEDRTFNLKGTYVKEYGPRIIRINEFKVDFTPSGHLIYIEHIDKPGMIGLVGQLLGKHEINIGSMQVGRKEEGGKALMMLSIDKPLTESVLRELVSSEHILYVNKIDLT